The following is a genomic window from Rhizobium sp. NRK18.
TCTTCATCATGGAAAAACGGAGGCGGCTATGAGCGGCTTTGCAGCAATTCTGGTTTTGGTGGCTTGCCCGGTGGGATATGGCGAATGCGTTCGCGAACCTGTCCGCGTGGTATCCTACGAAAGCGTCGCGGAATGCGACAGAAGACTTCCGATCGAGACCAAGCGGGCTGGGAAATACGGGATGAAGATCTACGGATCGTGCAACATCGTTGATGCCAATCTGGTGACAACGCGCACCCCGATCAATTTCACGGCGGGCGCTAGTGCCTACAAGACTGCCCGTGTCACTGCCGCGCCGACAGGCCAGGCTATGAGTTTCTCTACGTCCGAATTTGAAAGGACCCTGGCCCAGCGCGCTTCCAACTAGACGCCGTACAGGAGACGATCATGACAAATTCCAGTGAGAAAGACTTCGAAATCCGCAAGATGGCTCAGGATGCCCAGCTCGACGAGGACCTGGAATCGATGGTTCCGCCGACCTGGAAGCGCTCGACATCTTTCTTCATGGCTGTTCTCTTCTGCCTGATCGCGCTTGCGCTGATCGCAATTCTCTACGTTTCCATCGGCTGACGATTTCCGACGAACAAGCATTCGCTTAAGCTGGCAGTCCGTCCGCCCCTTCCTCTTTTGGAGTTCGAGAACGCATGGATCTGGCTGGCTTCGTCCAGGCGCATGGCGCCGTTATTTGCCTTGTCATTCTTGCCGCCCTGTTTGCCGCTTTCGTCTCGGAGAAATTGCCCGCTTCGGCAGTTGCGACGATCGGGGCGAGCCTGATCGTTGCCCTTGGTCTGGTGACGACAGATGAAGCGCTTGCCGTCTTCTCGAACAGTGCGGTCATCACGATCTGCGGCATGCTGATCCTCTCGGCCAGCCTCGTGCGGACCGGCGTGCTGGAAGCGTTGGCCGGGTATGTTGTTGCGGCCGCTTCAAGCCGACCCCGCAGCGCGCTGGCCATGATGCTTGGCGGTTCCGTCCTGTTTTCCTCCCTCGTCAACAGTACGCCGGTGGTGATTGTCCTCATTCCGCTGATGAAGAATCTCGCGTCCGCGCTCGGCACCAATTCCAAGCGATTGCTCATCCCCTTGTCCTACGCGGCGATCCTCGGCGGCACCTGCACGTTGATCGGGACCTCGACGAACCTTCTGGTCGACAGCGTCGGCAGGCAGGCCGGATTGCCGGCCTTCGGGATTTTCGACATCACGCCCGTGGGGCTGATCACGGCAGCCGCCGGTCTGACGTTCATGCTGCTTTTCGGTGCGCGGCTTCTGCCGGCGGACAGGGAGAGCGACGACGACACGATCGTGCGCCCGGACATCATCACCGAATTGCGTCTGCGCGATACCTTCGCGTCGCTCGGCAAGCGTTATGGCGATATTTCGGAGCTGAAGCCGCGCGGCGTCAAGATTGTCGCGATCTACCGCAACCGGGTGAAGCTCGATCAGGAGGACGCCGCGACGGTGGCGGAGGCCGGGGACCGTCTTGTGCTGCGGACAACGGCTGAGGAACTCGCCACGCTGCGCACCGTCGAAGGTGTGCGCGTCGGGCTCAGCGTGCGTGGCCGGTTCAATCCCGAAGACGAGATCCTGCGCGTGAGCATAGCGCCGCAAAGTCCGGCCATCGGATCGACGCTGCCGAATGCAACCTTCTTTTCCCGCTCGGCTGTCACGGTCGTCGGCGCCAGCCGCTTCCGCAATCTCGCCGGCCCGGACCTGTCGGGCCTGATCCTGAAACCAGGCGACCGGCTTTGGGTCAGCGGTCCGAAGGAGGAGCTTGCGACGCTTGCGCGCGACCGGTCTCTGATCGCGTCCGAAAGCGGGCTGGCTCCGCCTTTCCGTCGCAACAAGGCAATTCTCGCCATCCTTGCCCTGGTCTTCGTCGTCGTGCTGGCCGCATTCAATGTGATGCCGATCGTGGGGCTGGTCATCATCGCGGTCGGTTTTCTGCTCCTCATCCGCGGCCTGGACGCAAAGGATGCATGGCCCGCCGTCAACGGCGAGGTGGTCATGCTGATCTTCGGCATGCTTGTGGTGGGGACTGCGATGGAAAAATCCGGCGCGGCGCAGCTGATCGTCGACACCCTGTTGCCGTATCTGAAGGGCCTGTCGCCTTTCATGGTGCTGATCGCCTTTTATGTCCTGATTTCATTCCTGACCGAGATCATCTCGAATGCCGCGGTCGCCATCCTGATGGGCCCGATCGCGGTGTCGGCGGCGGAAGGATTGGACCTGCCGCCGGTCGCGCTCCTGGTGGTCGTGATGTTTGCCGCCAGCGCCAGCTTCGCCACGCCCATCGGCTACCAGACCAACACGCTCGTCTATGGCGCGGCCGACTATCGCTTTGTCGATTTCCTGAAGATCGGTGTCCCCATGAACATCATCTGCGGTCTGGCCTCCTGCACGGCGATCTATTTCTT
Proteins encoded in this region:
- a CDS encoding SLC13 family permease, with translation MDLAGFVQAHGAVICLVILAALFAAFVSEKLPASAVATIGASLIVALGLVTTDEALAVFSNSAVITICGMLILSASLVRTGVLEALAGYVVAAASSRPRSALAMMLGGSVLFSSLVNSTPVVIVLIPLMKNLASALGTNSKRLLIPLSYAAILGGTCTLIGTSTNLLVDSVGRQAGLPAFGIFDITPVGLITAAAGLTFMLLFGARLLPADRESDDDTIVRPDIITELRLRDTFASLGKRYGDISELKPRGVKIVAIYRNRVKLDQEDAATVAEAGDRLVLRTTAEELATLRTVEGVRVGLSVRGRFNPEDEILRVSIAPQSPAIGSTLPNATFFSRSAVTVVGASRFRNLAGPDLSGLILKPGDRLWVSGPKEELATLARDRSLIASESGLAPPFRRNKAILAILALVFVVVLAAFNVMPIVGLVIIAVGFLLLIRGLDAKDAWPAVNGEVVMLIFGMLVVGTAMEKSGAAQLIVDTLLPYLKGLSPFMVLIAFYVLISFLTEIISNAAVAILMGPIAVSAAEGLDLPPVALLVVVMFAASASFATPIGYQTNTLVYGAADYRFVDFLKIGVPMNIICGLASCTAIYFFFV